CGGCAACGAAGCCGCCGTAGATGCAGGAGAGGAGCGAGTTGGCTCCGAGACGGTTGGCGCCATGAATCGAATAATCTGCTTCTCCGGCTGCGAAGACGCCGGGGATGTTGGTCTGCTGGTTGAAGTCCACCCAGAGTCCACCCATGGTGTAGTGCATGCCGGGGAAGATCTTCATCGGCACCTTGCGGGGGTCGTCGCCGACGAACTTCTCGTAGATCTCGAGGATGCCTTCGAGCTTGTGCTGGCGCTCCGGCGGCAGGTGCGAGACGTCGAGGTAGACCTGCGGCTGACCGTCGATGCCCATGCCGTGCTCGTAGACCACCTTGAAGATAGCGCGGGTGGCGACGTCGCGGGGAACGAGGTTGCCGTACTTGGGGTACCACTCCTCGAGGAAGTACCAGCGGTCGGACTCGGGGATGGACTCGGGGGCGCGCTTGTCGTTCTTGTCCTTGGGCACCCAGACGCGACCGCCTTCGCCGCGGGCTGATTCGGACATGAGGCGCAACTTGTCTTCACCGGGGATGGCGGTGGGGTGAACCTGGATGAACTCGCCGTTGGCGTAGTAGGCGCCCTGCTGATAGAGCGCGGACTGCGCGGAGCCGGTGCAGACGACGGAGTTGGTGGATTTGCCGAAGATGGCTCCGTTGCCGCCGGTGCAGACGATGATGGCGTCGGCGGGGAAGGTGCGGACCTCCATGGTGCGGAGGTCCATGGCGCAGATGCCGCGGCACTCGCCTTTGGAGCCGAGCACGGCGGAGAGGAACTCCCAGCCCTCGTACTTGGTCACCTTGCCCTCGGACTCGAAGCGGCGCACCTGTTCGTCGAGCGCGTAGAGAAGCTGCTGGCCGGTGGTGGCTCCGGCGAAGGCCGTGCGGTGGAACAGCGTTCCACCAAAGCGCCGGAAGTCAAGCAGGCCCTCGGGGGTGCGGTTAAAGGGCACGCCCATGCGGTCGAGCAGGTCGATGATGGCGGGGCCCTGCTCGCACATCTGCTTGACGGGGGTCTGGTTGGCGAGGAAGTCGCCGCCGTAGACGGTGTCGTCGAAGTGCGCCCAGGCGCTGTCGCCCTCGCCCTTCAGGTTCTTGGCGGAGTTGATGCCGCCCTGCGCGCAGACGGAGTGCGAACGCT
This region of Acidobacteriota bacterium genomic DNA includes:
- the sdhA gene encoding succinate dehydrogenase flavoprotein subunit — encoded protein: MAAATPRIIVVGGGLAGLSAVIKIAEAGGKVDLFSIVPVKRSHSVCAQGGINSAKNLKGEGDSAWAHFDDTVYGGDFLANQTPVKQMCEQGPAIIDLLDRMGVPFNRTPEGLLDFRRFGGTLFHRTAFAGATTGQQLLYALDEQVRRFESEGKVTKYEGWEFLSAVLGSKGECRGICAMDLRTMEVRTFPADAIIVCTGGNGAIFGKSTNSVVCTGSAQSALYQQGAYYANGEFIQVHPTAIPGEDKLRLMSESARGEGGRVWVPKDKNDKRAPESIPESDRWYFLEEWYPKYGNLVPRDVATRAIFKVVYEHGMGIDGQPQVYLDVSHLPPERQHKLEGILEIYEKFVGDDPRKVPMKIFPGMHYTMGGLWVDFNQQTNIPGVFAAGEADYSIHGANRLGANSLLSCIYGGFVAGPQALQYAKALPAPEGDGGHAAELQRQKEANNILLNNPGTENPFRIWRELGDTMTKHATIIRYNAGLAEADAKIVELQQRYRNINLSDKSQWANTSFAFARQLYNMLELARVIVQGARLRDESRGAHFKPDFPERNDEKFLKTTKASFVNDQPKFEFEDVDISHIKPRPRRYDATA